A single Nitrosospira multiformis ATCC 25196 DNA region contains:
- the flgL gene encoding flagellar hook-associated protein FlgL, whose protein sequence is MRVSSNTSYEAGLAAIHRQQSAQMKTFEQISTGRSVLTPSANPAAYVRALDVAEADSANSQYALNRQNGMASLSMLEDTLGGITALLQRAQELTVAAGNGTLNDSGRETIATELRTSLGELLGLSNRKDASGQYLFSGYQSSTKPFEDTGSGVQYVGDEGLRMIQASSSRQLAVNESGREVFERIPAAGGSYHSMFKTLSDLADLLETPVTDPAGKTALATGLGSAQVNLSNALDNVLKVQASVGTRMKEIDALNERGEDLNIQYKQQLSELRDVDYVEAISDLTQQRTYLEATQKAFLKVQSLSLFDYIR, encoded by the coding sequence ATGCGCGTCAGCAGTAATACCAGTTACGAGGCGGGACTTGCTGCCATCCACCGCCAGCAATCGGCACAGATGAAGACTTTCGAGCAGATAAGCACTGGCCGCAGCGTACTCACGCCGTCGGCAAATCCCGCGGCGTATGTTCGGGCACTCGATGTTGCCGAGGCAGACTCCGCCAACAGCCAATACGCGTTGAATCGGCAAAATGGCATGGCCAGCCTCAGTATGCTGGAAGATACTCTTGGCGGCATTACAGCCCTGCTGCAAAGGGCGCAGGAGCTTACCGTGGCTGCTGGAAACGGTACGCTGAATGACAGCGGACGCGAAACCATTGCCACTGAGTTGCGCACGAGTCTGGGTGAACTTCTGGGTTTGTCCAACCGAAAGGACGCAAGCGGGCAATATCTCTTTTCCGGTTATCAGAGTTCAACCAAGCCGTTTGAGGATACCGGGAGTGGGGTGCAATATGTTGGCGATGAAGGCTTGCGCATGATACAAGCCAGCTCATCCCGGCAGCTTGCAGTAAATGAGTCGGGACGAGAGGTGTTCGAGCGCATTCCTGCGGCGGGAGGGAGCTACCACAGTATGTTCAAGACGCTGTCCGACCTTGCTGATTTACTCGAAACACCGGTAACCGACCCAGCGGGCAAGACAGCCCTCGCCACCGGTCTGGGTAGCGCGCAAGTGAACCTGTCCAATGCGCTCGACAATGTGCTCAAGGTGCAGGCATCGGTAGGAACGCGCATGAAGGAAATAGATGCCTTAAATGAACGCGGCGAAGATTTGAATATTCAGTACAAACAGCAGTTATCGGAATTACGGGATGTGGACTACGTTGAGGCCATCAGTGACCTGACTCAGCAGCGGACCTATCTGGAAGCTACGCAGAAGGCATTTCTGAAGGTGCAAAGCCTTTCCTTGTTCGATTATATACGCTGA
- the flgK gene encoding flagellar hook-associated protein FlgK: MSNGIFGIGLSALQAAQRGLLVTGHNISNTATPGYTRQQVIQSTSDARATGSGFIGQGVQVDTVKRAYNQFLSRQVAQAGTESSQLETYFSQMKQIDSLLADSMGGSGLSPALQDFFGSLQEMATNPAEVASRQSMLSNAEMLVRQFHSMNSQLNEIQEGVNRQIENSTALINTLGAQIAKLNETIHMAESSANGQPANDLRDQRDELVAQLNDEVRATVVQSDEGYSVFLGGGQPLVMGSQASQLTARPSAMDADRLEIIHVMGGSSIPLKEANLDGGKLGGLLQFRNEIIDTVRNGLGRVAIGLAGTFNEQHRLGQDAQGNLGGDFFTTPGPVVAASTENTGSAVIDAEIVSYRDLDVSDYRLSFDGANYTLQPIRNGVEGTVQTFTTFPQTVDGVRLNLASGTVAAGDEFLIRPTAKGAGQIAVSVQDTDKIAAAAPIRTSAPTTNTGTGRISAGTVNAPLPTDPNLQQAVTLTFTSATTFDVSGTGTGNPASVPFTAGGPITFNGWTVQITGTPQPGDTFSIGPNTDGVADNRNALLLGALQSSNTLAAGGASYRGAYGQLVSLMGNKTRELEVTAGAQAALLTQTRALQQSEAGVNLDEEAANLLRYQQAYQAASKVIQTANQMFDALLEITR; the protein is encoded by the coding sequence ATGAGTAATGGTATTTTCGGCATTGGACTCAGCGCGCTCCAGGCTGCCCAGCGGGGATTGCTCGTTACGGGACATAACATCAGCAATACTGCAACTCCAGGTTATACCCGTCAGCAGGTTATCCAGTCGACCAGCGACGCCAGAGCCACGGGCAGTGGATTTATTGGCCAGGGTGTGCAGGTCGATACAGTAAAGCGGGCTTATAACCAGTTTCTCTCCAGACAGGTTGCGCAGGCGGGAACTGAATCCAGCCAGCTGGAAACATACTTTTCCCAGATGAAGCAGATCGACAGCCTGCTGGCCGATTCCATGGGCGGTTCGGGTTTATCGCCTGCCTTGCAGGATTTCTTCGGCAGCCTCCAGGAAATGGCGACAAATCCCGCTGAAGTGGCATCGCGCCAATCCATGCTGTCGAACGCAGAGATGCTGGTACGGCAGTTTCACTCAATGAACAGCCAGCTGAATGAAATCCAGGAAGGGGTAAACAGGCAAATCGAGAACAGCACTGCGCTTATCAATACCCTGGGAGCGCAAATCGCAAAATTGAATGAAACCATCCACATGGCGGAGAGTTCTGCCAACGGCCAGCCTGCAAACGACTTGCGGGATCAGCGCGATGAGTTGGTGGCGCAGCTCAACGACGAGGTTCGCGCCACAGTGGTGCAGAGCGATGAGGGATATAGTGTTTTCCTGGGAGGAGGTCAGCCCTTGGTAATGGGTTCGCAAGCGTCTCAGCTTACTGCCCGACCCTCCGCAATGGATGCTGACCGCCTCGAGATTATCCATGTCATGGGTGGCAGCAGTATCCCGCTCAAGGAGGCAAACCTGGATGGAGGCAAGCTCGGCGGGTTGCTGCAATTTCGCAACGAGATCATTGATACGGTACGCAACGGGCTGGGGCGGGTAGCGATCGGGTTGGCGGGAACCTTTAACGAACAGCATCGGTTGGGACAAGATGCGCAAGGTAACCTGGGAGGTGATTTTTTTACTACACCGGGCCCGGTGGTAGCGGCGTCGACAGAAAATACCGGCAGCGCAGTCATTGATGCGGAAATCGTCAGTTATCGCGATCTGGACGTCAGCGATTATCGTCTGAGTTTTGATGGCGCCAACTATACGCTGCAACCCATCCGGAATGGAGTGGAAGGCACTGTTCAGACTTTTACTACCTTCCCTCAGACCGTGGATGGGGTGCGCTTGAACCTTGCTTCCGGAACAGTTGCGGCGGGAGATGAGTTTCTTATTCGACCAACGGCAAAGGGCGCCGGCCAGATCGCGGTTTCGGTTCAGGATACGGACAAGATCGCCGCGGCGGCTCCAATCCGGACAAGCGCACCTACCACCAATACCGGTACCGGGCGCATCAGCGCAGGCACGGTAAATGCACCGCTTCCCACTGATCCCAATCTGCAACAGGCGGTCACGCTTACCTTTACCAGTGCCACCACTTTTGATGTAAGCGGTACCGGCACAGGAAATCCGGCCAGCGTTCCCTTTACTGCGGGTGGCCCGATTACGTTCAATGGCTGGACTGTTCAGATTACCGGAACGCCCCAGCCGGGCGATACGTTCAGTATCGGCCCGAACACGGATGGAGTGGCTGATAACCGCAATGCCTTGCTGCTGGGAGCATTGCAGTCAAGCAATACACTGGCCGCCGGCGGAGCCAGTTACCGGGGCGCATACGGGCAGCTGGTCAGCCTGATGGGTAACAAGACGCGCGAACTGGAGGTCACGGCTGGCGCGCAGGCTGCCCTGCTTACCCAGACTCGTGCTTTGCAGCAGTCGGAAGCAGGTGTCAATCTCGATGAGGAAGCGGCTAATCTGCTGCGTTACCAGCAGGCATACCAGGCAGCGAGCAAGGTGATACAAACAGCTAATCAGATGTTCGATGCGCTACTCGAGATAACGAGGTAA
- a CDS encoding flagellar basal body P-ring protein FlgI, whose protein sequence is MRYPVSTGIAAPAWFAFFCAWAGLWTFSLPVQAERIKDLASIQGIRPNQLIGYGLVVGLDGTGDQTVQTPFTIQSLNNMLMQLGINVPPGTNMRLRNVAAVMVTAALPPLAQPGQAIDVTVSSMGNARSLRGGTLLMTPLKGIDGQVYGVAQGNLLVGGIGAAASGSKVQVNHLNAGRIPGGATVERAVPVALGQNDMIRLELNTIDFSTAKRIVDAVNTRFGMGTAAALDGRAIQVRTPPESDQRVAFLAEMESLAINPAQMPARVIVNSRTGSVVMNQAATVDQCAIAHGNLTVVISTEPVISQPGPFSSGRTVQAQRSTIEIKQESGMLTMVEGASLAEVVKALNAIGATPQDLLAILQAMKSAGALRAELEII, encoded by the coding sequence ATGAGATATCCGGTTTCAACAGGAATTGCTGCCCCGGCCTGGTTCGCTTTCTTCTGTGCATGGGCGGGTTTATGGACCTTTTCCCTGCCTGTTCAGGCAGAGCGCATCAAGGATCTCGCATCGATTCAGGGCATACGCCCCAACCAGCTCATCGGCTACGGGCTGGTGGTGGGACTGGATGGGACAGGCGATCAGACCGTTCAGACACCATTTACCATTCAAAGTCTTAATAACATGCTGATGCAGCTGGGCATCAATGTGCCGCCCGGGACGAACATGCGGTTGCGGAATGTGGCGGCCGTAATGGTGACAGCTGCGCTTCCACCGCTTGCACAGCCGGGCCAGGCGATCGACGTCACGGTATCCAGCATGGGTAACGCCAGGAGCTTGCGCGGAGGGACTCTGCTGATGACTCCACTCAAGGGAATCGACGGTCAGGTCTACGGGGTGGCTCAGGGCAACCTGCTGGTGGGTGGAATAGGCGCCGCCGCCAGCGGAAGCAAAGTCCAGGTCAATCATCTAAATGCCGGCCGTATTCCCGGTGGAGCGACAGTCGAACGGGCGGTACCGGTAGCACTGGGGCAGAATGACATGATTCGCCTTGAGCTGAATACCATCGATTTCTCCACAGCGAAACGGATCGTGGATGCGGTCAACACACGCTTCGGCATGGGCACGGCCGCTGCGCTGGATGGCCGGGCGATCCAGGTACGGACACCCCCGGAAAGCGATCAAAGGGTGGCGTTTCTGGCGGAGATGGAAAGCCTTGCCATCAATCCTGCACAAATGCCGGCTCGAGTGATCGTGAATAGCCGCACGGGTTCAGTGGTCATGAATCAGGCGGCAACGGTGGATCAATGCGCGATTGCTCACGGGAACCTGACAGTCGTTATCAGTACGGAACCCGTGATCAGCCAGCCTGGACCCTTTTCATCGGGGCGGACCGTGCAGGCGCAGCGCTCGACCATAGAAATCAAGCAGGAGTCGGGTATGTTGACGATGGTTGAAGGCGCTTCGCTGGCGGAAGTGGTAAAGGCATTGAACGCAATCGGCGCGACGCCGCAGGATCTACTGGCAATTTTACAGGCGATGAAGTCCGCCGGTGCGCTGCGGGCTGAGCTGGAAATCATCTGA
- the flgJ gene encoding flagellar assembly peptidoglycan hydrolase FlgJ, protein MVAPVDLSTRFALDVQAVNGLRVESKKTGEAGLEAAARQFEALFLNMLLKSMRDATPKDDLMESEQSRLYLSMLDQQFSQTMAARGIGLAEIMVRQLRHAAPPDPTEKAGIPQNPNSHALDQSMPRSSAEAGKHPGLRGYAPTVEMQERLQEIEGQKELAKPGQIGQRGQSGWSGAGQSAPSRLEQEGPQASEIPAHVSEFKARVGAYAQEVSQATGIPVQFMLGQAALESGWGKRELRATDGTHSHNLFGIKAGTGWKGPVVEAVTTEYINGIAHKRVEKFRAYPSYAEAFRDYATLLSTNPRYTEALRQAVQKFDAEGFAHALQRAGYATDPAYGDKLGRIIRTTPWS, encoded by the coding sequence ATGGTTGCTCCGGTTGATCTATCCACGCGCTTTGCCCTTGACGTCCAGGCGGTAAACGGGTTACGCGTGGAATCAAAAAAAACCGGCGAAGCGGGTCTTGAAGCCGCAGCCAGGCAGTTCGAAGCGCTCTTTCTGAACATGCTGCTGAAAAGCATGCGCGATGCCACTCCTAAAGACGATCTGATGGAGAGCGAACAGAGCCGACTGTATCTCTCGATGCTGGATCAACAGTTTTCCCAGACCATGGCTGCGCGCGGCATTGGCCTTGCCGAGATCATGGTGCGTCAATTGCGCCATGCTGCGCCGCCTGATCCGACAGAGAAAGCGGGGATTCCGCAAAACCCCAATAGCCATGCCTTGGATCAATCAATGCCACGCTCTTCAGCGGAGGCAGGGAAGCATCCGGGTTTGCGGGGTTATGCACCGACAGTAGAAATGCAGGAACGACTGCAGGAAATAGAGGGACAAAAGGAACTCGCAAAACCCGGACAGATCGGGCAGCGAGGTCAGTCAGGGTGGTCTGGAGCGGGACAGTCAGCTCCATCCAGGTTGGAACAGGAGGGGCCACAGGCGAGCGAAATACCCGCGCATGTGTCCGAGTTCAAGGCAAGGGTAGGAGCATATGCCCAGGAAGTGAGCCAGGCAACGGGTATTCCGGTCCAGTTCATGCTCGGGCAGGCAGCACTGGAAAGCGGATGGGGGAAACGCGAGTTGCGTGCTACCGATGGAACCCACAGCCACAACCTCTTTGGCATAAAAGCGGGGACCGGCTGGAAGGGGCCCGTGGTGGAAGCGGTCACGACAGAATACATCAATGGCATTGCACATAAGAGGGTGGAGAAATTTCGCGCTTATCCATCCTACGCCGAAGCTTTCCGCGACTACGCCACCCTTTTGAGCACCAATCCACGCTACACGGAAGCACTCAGGCAAGCAGTGCAGAAGTTCGACGCCGAAGGATTCGCCCATGCCCTGCAGCGGGCGGGCTATGCTACTGACCCGGCCTATGGAGACAAGTTAGGCCGGATCATCAGGACCACTCCCTGGTCCTGA